The Phormidium yuhuli AB48 DNA window CAGCTCTTTTGAGAGCTTTAATCTATCAAGAGCGCTCATTAGGAAATCAACCTCAGGCCGATGGTTTCTATGTCTTTGATTTACCTGTGGATATCATTGCCCGCAGTGCGCAATTAAACCATCGCACGGTTGAGCAAGTCCTTAAGGGGATGCGTCGCCAAGGACTCATCTTGCCACCCCAAGATAATGATCCGTCCACAGATACACTTCGGGTTGCCGATGCGGAAGGTTTGAAGGAAGTCTATAGTGCCACCCGAGATAAAGTGGACTGGTGGCCTTTGAAATAGACATAAGTCCACAGCCTATCTGAATTTGAACTATTTTTCCCAGCCAATGATGGGATCTGTCGGGTCGTGCCATTTTTGCCACGCTCCCTATCTCTGATGAATTTTTTGTAGGCGATCGCGCCAAATTTTAGCCATGACGATTCAAGTCAACCATCTTGTCAAACGATTCGGAAATTTCCTGGCCCTTGATGATGTTAGCCTGTCAGTGAAAACGGGAGGTTTAGTCGCTCTTTTAGGACCTTCTGGCTCAGGAAAATCGACCTTGCTGCGGTCAATTGCTGGCTTAGAACAGCCAGATTCTGGAGAGATTTATCTCGAAAATGGGGATGTCACTCATGCCAAAGTTCAGGAGCGTCGAGTTGGCTTTGTTTTTCAGCATTACGCCCTATTTAAGCATTTGACCGTTCGACAAAACATTGCATTTCCTCTTCAAATTGCCCGTCGTCCTAAGAACTATGTTCGCCAGCGAGTGGGAGAGTTGTTGGATTTGATTAAATTAGAGGGTTTAGGCGATCGCTATCCAGCTCAACTCTCCGGTGGACAACGACAACGGGTAGCCTTAGCCCGAGCGTTAGCTGTTGAACCCCGTGTTTTGCTCCTTGATGAACCCTTTGGGGCTTTGGACGCCAATGTTCGCCACGACTTGAGGGTCTGGCTGCGTCGTCTCCATGATGAAGTTCACGTAACGACGTTAATTGTCACACATGATCGTGAAGAAGCGATGGAAATCGCCGATACCATTGTAGTCATGAACCAAGGACGCATCGAGCAAGTGGGAAGTCCTCAAAGCTTATATGATCAGCCCAAAAATCCTTTTGTCATGGGCTTTCTCGGTCCAGTCAATGTCTTGGCGAGCGATCGCATTACCCCTATTTCTAACGGTGATCGGCCCCTCAGAAATGAGCCAGTCCTTTTTCGTCCCCATGATATCCAAATTAGTTTGGAACCTGATGTGAACACTCATCCAGCCGTTGTTGGGCGTATCATCTATATGGGTTGGGATGTCCAGGTTGAGTTGTCTTTGGCAGATGGAAATATCATCCAGGCGACTT harbors:
- a CDS encoding sulfate/molybdate ABC transporter ATP-binding protein translates to MTIQVNHLVKRFGNFLALDDVSLSVKTGGLVALLGPSGSGKSTLLRSIAGLEQPDSGEIYLENGDVTHAKVQERRVGFVFQHYALFKHLTVRQNIAFPLQIARRPKNYVRQRVGELLDLIKLEGLGDRYPAQLSGGQRQRVALARALAVEPRVLLLDEPFGALDANVRHDLRVWLRRLHDEVHVTTLIVTHDREEAMEIADTIVVMNQGRIEQVGSPQSLYDQPKNPFVMGFLGPVNVLASDRITPISNGDRPLRNEPVLFRPHDIQISLEPDVNTHPAVVGRIIYMGWDVQVELSLADGNIIQATLNSDEFRSLGLTGKQKVYLSLKQTKTFADAPTNYSKTHV